A region of the Streptomyces durocortorensis genome:
CGGCTTCCTGGGCACGCCCGCGGTGGCCGATCTGCCCGGTTACGCGGCGTTCACCGATCAGATCAACCCCTCGTACGCGACGATCAGCGCCGACTACGTGGCAGCCGTACAGCGACTCAAGGGCCCGCACGGCAAGCGTCTGCGGGTCAACACGTGGACGGTCAACGACGCGGCCAAGGCGGCGAAGGCGCGTGCGTTCGGAGTCGACGGGATCATCACCAACTATCCCGACGTGGTACGAGACGCGACGAGCTGAGCCGAGCTGTGCTGGACTCGGTTCGGCACGGCACGGCCGAGCTTGGACTCAGCGCGGCTCGGCTGGGCCGACCGTCGAAGGCGATCCGGCGCTGTCAGTGGTGGATCGTACGGTGGTCGGCATGGACAGTGTGAACGGCGTGGCGGACAGCGCGGTGGACGGCGGGGCTGGTTCCGGGGGCGCCGGTGGACCGACCGTGGAGTGGTCCGTCGTGCCGAGTGCCATCGGGCCGCTGCTGCTCGCCGCGACCTCCGCCGGGCTGGTGACCGTGGCCTTCCACGCCCGCCCCGCCGTCCGGGACGCGGCGCTCGGTCAGCTGCGGGCCCGGCTCGGCGCGGAGCCGGTGGAGGCGCCCGGCTCCGATCGCCTGGCCGAGGCGATACGCGCGCTCGCGGAGTACTTCGCGGGCGAGCGGCAGGACTTCGGCCTGCGGCTGGACTGGTCGCTGACAGCGGGCTTCCAGCGCGAGGCGCTGCGCGAGCTGGCCTCGGGGGTGCCGTACGGCACGGTCATCGGTTACGGGGCGCTGGCGGCGCGGGTGGGCCGGCCGGACGGCGCTCAGGCTGTGGGAGCGGCCATGGGGTCCAATCCGCTGCCGGTGGTGGTGCCGTGCCACCGGGTGGTGGAGAGCGACGGGGGTCTGGGCGGGTTCGGGGGCGGCCTGGAGACCAAGCGGCAGCTGCTGGCGCTGGAGGGGGTCCTGCCGCAGCCGCTGTTCTAGGGCGTCCGGGGGTGGGAGGCGGTCGTTGTTCCGGCTGCTCCAGCTGTGTCCACGGCAGCCCGCGCGGCCGGGCCGGGCCCTGCTCCCCCCACGGCCTCGCTGCGGCCGGGGTCACCCGTCCGGGTGCATCGCGGGGCGGGACCGATGGCACACTGCGCCAGTGACGCCACCGCTCTCCCTCCCCCAGGTCACGGCCGCCGGGCTGCCCGCCCTCCAGCGCCGGACGTCCGCCGTGCTCATCGTCAGCCAGATACTCGGCGGCCTCGGT
Encoded here:
- a CDS encoding methylated-DNA--[protein]-cysteine S-methyltransferase, whose product is MDSVNGVADSAVDGGAGSGGAGGPTVEWSVVPSAIGPLLLAATSAGLVTVAFHARPAVRDAALGQLRARLGAEPVEAPGSDRLAEAIRALAEYFAGERQDFGLRLDWSLTAGFQREALRELASGVPYGTVIGYGALAARVGRPDGAQAVGAAMGSNPLPVVVPCHRVVESDGGLGGFGGGLETKRQLLALEGVLPQPLF